Proteins encoded together in one Lutra lutra chromosome 4, mLutLut1.2, whole genome shotgun sequence window:
- the LOC125098235 gene encoding chymosin-like encodes MRCLVVLLAVLTLSQGSGISRVPLYKGKSLRKALKENGLLEDFLKKHPYSISKKYSSLAKVASEPLTNYLDCQYFGKIYIGTPPQEFTVVFDTGSSDLWVPSVYCKSYACQSHHRFDPAKSSTFQNLNEPLSIQYGTGSMQGFLGLDTVTVSNIVDPQQTVGLSTKEPGNVFTYSEFDGILGLAYPTLASEYSVPVFDNMMQKHLVARDLFSVYLSRNGQGSMLTLGAIDPSYYTGSLHWVPVTVQEYWQFTVDRVTVNGVVVACDGGCQAILDTGTSMLVGPSSDILNIQTAIGATQDQYGVFDINCGNLNNMPDVVFEIHGQKYPLPPSAYTNTDMGFCSSGFQGEGDSQLWILGDVFIREYYSVFDRVNNRLGLAKAI; translated from the exons ATGAGGTGCCTCGTGGTGCTCCTTGCAGTGCTCACCCTTTCCCAGGGCAGTGGGATCTCCAG GGTCCCTCTATACAAAGGCAAGTCACTGAGAAAGGCCCTGAAGGAGAATGGGCTCCTGGAGGACTTTCTGAAGAAGCACCCGTATTCCATCAGCAAGAAGTACTCTAGCCTAGCAAAGGTGGCCAGCGAGCCCTTGACCAACTACCTGGAC TGTCAGTATTTTGGGAAGATCTACATCGGGACCCCACCCCAGGAATTCACCGTGGTGTTTGACACTGGCTCCTCTGACCTCTGGGTGCCTTCTGTCTACTGCAAGAGTTATGCCTGCC AAAGCCATCACCGCTTCGACCCGGCCAAGTCCTCCACCTTCCAGAACCTGAACGAGCCTCTGTCTATCCAATACGGCACCGGCAGCATGCAAGGCTTCCTGGGCCTTGATACCGTCACT GTCTCCAATATCGTGGACCCCCAGCAGACCGTGGGCCTGAGCACCAAGGAGCCTGGCAACGTCTTTACCTATTCTGAGTTCGACGGGATCCTGGGGCTGGCCTACCCCACTCTGGCCTCTGAGTACTCGGTGCCTGTGTTTGACAACATGATGCAGAAGCACCTGGTGGCCCGAGACCTATTCTCTGTGTATTTGTCCAG GAATGGCCAGGGGAGCATGCTCACGCTGGGAGCCATTGACCCATCCTACTACACAGGCTCCCTGCACTGGGTGCCCGTGACCGTGCAGGAGTACTGGCAGTTCACCGTGGACAG GGTCACTGTCAATGGCGTGGTGGTGGCCTGTGATGGTGGCTGTCAGGCCATCCTGGACACAGGTACCTCCATGCTGGTTGGGCCCAGCAGTGACATTCTCAACATCCAGACAGCCATTGGAGCGACACAGGACCAGTACGGTGTG TTTGACATCAACTGCGGGAACCTGAACAACATGCCTGATGTGGTCTTTGAGATCCACGGCCAAAAGTACCCTCTGCCCCCCTCCGCCTACACCAACACG GACATGGGCTTCTGCTCTAGCGGCTTCCAAGGTGAAGGTGATTCCCAGCTGTGGATCCTGGGGGATGTCTTCATCCGCGAGTACTACAGCGTCTTTGACAGGGTCAACAACCGCCTGGGGCTGGCCAAGGCCATCTGA